One genomic segment of Anaerobiospirillum thomasii includes these proteins:
- a CDS encoding DUF4878 domain-containing protein, translated as MKSLKKYLLLAFTACVLFMVSACGGSKPGDVAVEFTQAMIDGNADKCFSYLYLDEMEAAQKDFAKGKINVMVKGTSEQIKARGGVKSVKLVDVTDDKTDEKRKSARVELTLNDGESKVDSFNLIKDKKGEWKILL; from the coding sequence ATGAAGTCTTTAAAAAAATACTTATTACTGGCATTTACAGCATGTGTCCTGTTTATGGTCAGTGCCTGCGGTGGTAGCAAGCCTGGCGATGTGGCTGTTGAATTTACACAGGCTATGATAGATGGCAATGCCGACAAATGTTTTTCTTATCTATACCTAGATGAAATGGAAGCTGCGCAAAAGGACTTTGCCAAGGGTAAGATCAATGTCATGGTCAAGGGCACCAGCGAACAGATCAAAGCCAGAGGCGGTGTCAAGAGTGTAAAACTTGTTGATGTTACAGATGATAAGACCGATGAAAAACGCAAGAGTGCCAGAGTTGAACTCACTTTAAATGACGGTGAAAGCAAAGTTGATAGCTTCAATCTTATCAAAGATAAAAAGGGTGAGTGGAAGATCCTCCTGTAA
- a CDS encoding YiiX/YebB-like N1pC/P60 family cysteine hydrolase: protein MSFKLKSLLITLCIISLLSVAGFVYSKYGNDLTCSKKSFDNLPQLQVGDVLLRMGTGVDSYVIVTATDSTYSHVAMVASVNPIKVIHATTDDVDESKNMVIEQSLEDFLDNARSLGVMRYPLDEKDRSKIAAYLQKKLGIAFVLNGAEGDFYCSTLVYEALSQVQDMTMFKTVFVDSAFLEGYFLLPDAFFHDKRAHLIYAQ from the coding sequence ATGTCTTTTAAATTAAAAAGTCTGCTTATTACACTATGTATAATCAGCCTGCTGTCTGTAGCAGGCTTTGTTTATTCTAAATATGGCAATGATCTGACTTGTAGTAAAAAGTCATTTGATAACCTGCCACAGCTACAGGTTGGTGATGTGCTATTGCGTATGGGCACAGGCGTTGACAGTTATGTTATTGTCACAGCCACAGATTCAACATACTCGCATGTGGCCATGGTAGCCTCTGTAAATCCCATTAAAGTCATACATGCAACTACAGATGATGTGGATGAGAGTAAAAACATGGTAATAGAGCAAAGCCTTGAGGATTTTTTAGATAATGCTAGATCTCTTGGAGTTATGCGCTACCCATTAGATGAAAAAGATAGAAGCAAGATTGCTGCCTATCTACAAAAAAAGCTTGGCATTGCATTTGTTTTAAATGGAGCTGAGGGGGATTTTTACTGCTCAACTTTAGTCTATGAGGCACTCTCACAGGTACAGGATATGACAATGTTCAAGACTGTATTTGTAGATTCAGCCTTTTTAGAGGGCTATTTTTTACTGCCAGATGCCTTTTTCCATGATAAAAGAGCCCATTTGATCTACGCCCAATAA
- the ilvC gene encoding ketol-acid reductoisomerase yields the protein MANYFNTLNLREQLAQLGCCEFMDRSEFTDGCDFLKGKKVVIIGCGAQGLNQGLNMRDSGLDVSYALRAEAIEQKRASFVRATENGFKVGTYEEVIPSADLVINLTPDKQHSSVVEAVMPLMKHGAAIGYSHGFNIVEVGQQIRKDLTVVMMAPKSPGTEVREEYRRGFGVPTLIAVHKENDPNGEGWAIAKAWAAATGGHRAGCLKSSFVAEVKSDLMGEQTILCGVLQAASILCFDKMVQSGVDKAYACKLIQFGWETICEALKQGGITHMMDRLSNKAKIKAFYLAEDLKEIMTDLYLKHMDDIESGEFSRVMMEDWANDDVKLHTWRENFAKSDFENAPECDTKISEQEYFDKGILLVAFCKAGIELAFETMTRSGIYPESAYYESLHELPLIANTIARRRLYEMNVVISDTAEYGNYLFANAAIPLLKDFMDGVGTDVIGVGLQSCDDGVDNLELIKVNEAIRSHEIETVGRTLRAYMSDMKEIAVGNK from the coding sequence ATGGCTAACTATTTCAACACATTGAATCTGCGTGAGCAATTGGCTCAGCTTGGATGCTGTGAGTTTATGGACAGATCCGAGTTTACCGACGGCTGTGACTTTTTAAAGGGTAAGAAGGTTGTCATCATAGGCTGCGGTGCTCAGGGTCTCAATCAGGGTCTTAATATGCGCGACAGCGGACTTGATGTCAGCTATGCACTTCGAGCCGAGGCTATTGAGCAAAAGCGTGCCTCATTTGTAAGAGCCACAGAGAACGGATTTAAGGTTGGTACCTATGAAGAGGTTATTCCTAGTGCTGATCTTGTTATCAATCTTACTCCTGATAAACAGCATTCATCTGTAGTTGAGGCTGTGATGCCGCTGATGAAGCATGGTGCAGCTATAGGCTATTCACATGGTTTTAATATTGTTGAGGTAGGTCAGCAGATTAGAAAGGATCTGACTGTAGTTATGATGGCTCCAAAATCACCAGGTACCGAGGTACGTGAAGAGTACAGAAGAGGTTTTGGTGTACCAACCTTGATTGCAGTACATAAGGAGAATGATCCAAACGGTGAGGGCTGGGCTATTGCCAAGGCCTGGGCTGCAGCAACTGGTGGTCACAGAGCAGGATGTCTTAAATCATCATTTGTGGCTGAGGTTAAATCAGATCTTATGGGTGAGCAGACTATTTTATGCGGTGTGCTGCAGGCTGCTTCTATTTTATGCTTTGACAAGATGGTTCAAAGCGGTGTTGATAAGGCTTATGCCTGCAAACTGATTCAGTTTGGATGGGAGACCATTTGTGAGGCCTTAAAGCAGGGCGGTATTACCCACATGATGGACAGACTGTCCAATAAAGCCAAGATTAAGGCATTCTATCTTGCCGAAGATCTTAAGGAGATTATGACAGATTTATATCTAAAGCATATGGATGATATTGAAAGTGGTGAGTTTTCACGTGTCATGATGGAAGACTGGGCCAATGATGATGTAAAGCTGCATACCTGGCGTGAAAACTTTGCCAAATCAGACTTTGAAAATGCGCCTGAGTGTGATACCAAGATCTCAGAGCAGGAGTATTTTGACAAGGGCATTTTACTGGTTGCCTTCTGCAAGGCCGGCATTGAGTTAGCCTTTGAGACTATGACCAGATCAGGCATCTACCCAGAGTCTGCCTACTATGAGTCATTACATGAGCTGCCTTTAATTGCCAATACTATTGCAAGACGCAGGCTCTATGAGATGAATGTTGTTATTTCAGATACAGCCGAGTATGGCAACTATCTGTTTGCCAATGCAGCAATCCCACTGCTCAAAGATTTTATGGATGGTGTAGGTACTGATGTAATAGGTGTCGGCCTGCAAAGCTGTGATGATGGTGTTGATAACCTTGAGCTTATCAAAGTCAACGAGGCTATCAGATCTCATGAGATTGAGACTGTAGGCAGAACACTGCGTGCCTATATGTCAGATATGAAAGAGATAGCAGTTGGCAATAAATAA